The DNA region TTCTCCGCAGCCATGCGCCGAGCTTCTCGGGCTCCCGGAGTTGCTGTAGCCGCAAGTATGCCTGGACGAATGTCTCCTGCGCCGCGTCCTGCACGTCATCCCAGTCGCGCAGGTAGCTGTACGCGATCGCGCAGACCACATCGCGGTATCTCTCCATCAGCGCGGCGAACGCCTCCGCCTCCCCGGCCCGCGCCCGGCTCACGAGCTCGCGGTCAGTCGCACGCGTCACCTCTCGTGCCTCCATCCTCTATGACGCGCTGGGAGAGCGAAAGTGAGCAAGTCCTCCGCAGGCGCAACCGAATACGGGGGCGGGATACTTCTGTCGGCGATGCGGTGGGGAGCGCCCCCACCATCGCCCCGTTGAGCCCTACGCGCCATTTGGCTTGCGGCGGCGTTTTCGGGGAAGCGGATGGCAGGAGACGTCGCAGCGTAAACCTGGTTCCTACTTGCTGCTCCCTGCTTCCTTCCCCTCCTGCCCCCACCCGAAGGCGCCCATGCCGCGCAGAACGAGCAGCACCGCGCCCAGGGTGATGAAGACGTCGCCGGGGCTGAACACGCACGAGCGCGGGAAGCGCGTCGGCAGCGGGGGCAGGAAATAGCGGTCGGCGAGCCAGGGCAGCCGGGTGTGTTCGTCGAGCAGACGGTGGGTGGGGAAACGGCCGACCTCGACCGCCGCCAGCAGCCGCTGCTGGCCGGCGGCGCGGACGAGATCGGACCGCACCGGCATCGCCCCGGCGTTGGCGACAATGGCCGTGAAGTTCAGGGCCACCCCCAGCGCCACGAAGCACAGCGACCACAGGCGGCGGTTGGCCGCCAGCGCCGCAAACAGCAGCAGGTAGGAGAACACGTGCAGCGCCGGGGCGGCAGCCGCCATCGGTTGCCAGCCGCGAATGCCGAGGAGCTTGATGGCGAACTGCAGGGCGAACGCCGCCACGAAGACCCACGTCCAGCGCAGCTCGAGCCCCGCCAGCCGCGACAGGCGCCCACCGGCAACGAGGGCGACGACGATCGCCGCCAGCACCGCGTCAAATAGCATCTGGCGCCTCTTCGCAGCGCACCGCGTCCACCACCGCCTCGCGCGCCAGCATGCGCACGAACGCCTCCACCGCGCGCCGATCGAAGCGCGAGCCTGATTCCTCCACCAGGCGGCGCACTGCGTCGTCGGGGGACAGCGGTTCGCGCGCGCTCCTGGTCACGTCGTCGTAGCGCTCGGCCACCGCCAGCAGGCGCGAACCGAACGGAATCACCTCCCCGTCGGGGCCGTAGGGCCCAGCATCGAAGCGGCGATCGTGGTGTCGCACAAGCACGGCAACGCGGCGCAGGAAGCCGATGGGCCGCAGGATGTCATGACCGATCTCGGCGTGGCGCCGGAGCTTTGTCGCCTGCTCCTCAGTCAGCGCGGCGTCCTCGTGGTCGCCGTCGAAGGCCTGGGTCGGCACCGCCACGTCGCCGATGTCGTGGAGATAGCCGGCATAGCGGATGGACTGGACGTCGTCCGCGGACATGCCCAGCTCGTCCGCCGCGGCCGAAGCGAGGTTG from Armatimonadota bacterium includes:
- a CDS encoding DUF5317 domain-containing protein, translated to MLFDAVLAAIVVALVAGGRLSRLAGLELRWTWVFVAAFALQFAIKLLGIRGWQPMAAAAPALHVFSYLLLFAALAANRRLWSLCFVALGVALNFTAIVANAGAMPVRSDLVRAAGQQRLLAAVEVGRFPTHRLLDEHTRLPWLADRYFLPPLPTRFPRSCVFSPGDVFITLGAVLLVLRGMGAFGWGQEGKEAGSSK